The Hydra vulgaris chromosome 14, alternate assembly HydraT2T_AEP genome includes the window TTAagtactaaaattttaatatatggaGTTGTTGAAAAAACAGTGACcatatttagaatttttcttgatttaaaatgtcatagctgtgtcaatttttaacaaaaatcatgcaacttgaagtatttaaaaaacgataaacgaataaatatatatatataaaagttgttttgggGCGTTAGAGGGGCGTCTACAACACCctcttatatatttaaaatctatatattttaaaaaaggtaatttttattagggtttttaaaatatattctaccAGGCcatcattaaatataattgaaatactttTGGGGTGTTGGGTGGGCAGAAGTCTATCTGGCATCAGATAGAAATAATTGCATTCTCCCACCCAATACCATTGTCAAatctttgtattttaatatcttaACGCATAccattttggataaaaaaaaaagtgaaggtaTGGTGTTTAGCAAATATGTTTGCCGTTGAAGTGCAAAATAAGACAATTCtttaccttaattttttttaaatatacagaaAACCTTTAACaagtgaaattaaattaaataatcgaaaaatttacagataaaaatttactaatgaTGATCTTCACAAAAATTGTTGGCGCCAAATGGCAGTGGTAAAGATGACGTCGATGAAGAAGGAAAATCTGAAATCTTAttgtaaaattacaaaacttgTAACTTcagtaaaattacaaaaacctTACACTAACTTGTCTATTAGAGTAAGtaactaataaaattgtaaagcaAGTGAACACCGAAGTAAACGGACGTGTTTTTcttgcgtaaaaaaaaaaaaaaaaaaaaggaacaaaaaaacaaacactttttatgttttttaattaccttTTAAGTCAGGGATGTCCAACCTTTTTACAGTAAGGGCCATTAATTCGTTTCAAAATCAACTTGAGGGCCACAAACATAAAATacccaaaataaaaattattaaatttgaagtttttatttaaatttaaataaacagttaCACTCATAGTTAAGGTTCAAAGTGAAGTTATACAAAAGTTCGATCAATGTGAAACTTGACaccgttttttttttgcataaatgaTCTATGTCTGCTTTTATATTTGATGATGCAATTCGAAGGGTATTAGTAAGGTGTTCATCTGTCAATCTATTTCTCTGTTCTGTTTTTACATGCTTCATTTTTGAGAATAATTGTTCGCAGTTGTATGTGCTtctaaaaagtgaaaaatatttaatagcatGTCTGCACAAATGAGGAAAAACTTCAATGCtcatgtaatttttataaaattctaacaATTCTACTTCTTTGTAGGCTTCTTTaagatcttttttgttttgcagtTCTATTAATTCCATTTGAAATTCATTTCTAACTGTCTCAGCTTTGATGGAAAATAGATGCGCAAATAAGTCTAActcattttttcctttttaaaatcaCAGAATCTTGTGTCAAATtcatcaattaattttaaaataggagTACAATATCTTTCAGAGTCAATTATATGAATATTTCTTTCTGATAATGCCTTGAAATGGACAAGTACTTTAGAACTTAATTGTTGTTTcagaagttttaattttaaaacaagtgtttctacattttcaaacaatttactAATAAGTTGATCTTTACCCTGCAACTTAAGATTTAATTCCATTAACATCTGAGTCATGTCAATCAAAAATGCCAAATCATTCAGACagtcaatattttcaagcaAGCTTGTGTCTTTCcctttaatttttagaaacagCACTATTTCAGGTAATAGTATCCAAAATCTTTTCAGAGTAGCAGCTCGACTAAGCCATCTAACCTGGAAATAAATTACATCTTCAGCCTCACTACCACAACCTTTAAGTAATTGTTTGAACTGTCTGTGATTAAGGCCACAACTTCTTATAAAGTTAACAGTATGAATAACAAGTTCCATAACATTCTTCATCTCCAATACTTTTGCACATAACTGCTCTTGGTGTATAATGCAGTGATATGAAATAATTTCATGATTAATGGATTTCTTAAGTAATgcaataaattcaatattttttcctGTTAGTGCACTTGCTCCATCTGTAGTGACACCACAGAGTTTCTTTTCTGGTAATTCAAATTTCACCAATGTTTTTTTCACTTCAGAGAGAATATCTTCTCCTCTTGTTGTGTCCTTCATATGATTAATATCTAACAGTTCTTCAATTACTTCAAAGTTACTAGTTATACCTCTAATAAAAATGGCTAGCTGAGCAGTATCACCTCTGTCTGTTGATTCATCCAGTGCCAGACTATAGGCttcacatttatttaatttttcttttaatgataattcAATACTTTTTGATAGATCTTCAACTCTTCTAGCAATAGTCTGGTGTGAAGGCTAAGATCTAAAACAGTAGGTGTTTTTTCAGGACATATctctttacaaaatattttttaataaatctccAGTACAAAAAGGTTTGCCACTTTTAGCAATAGCTTCTgccattaaaaaacttattcgGTAGCACTGTAAGAGCTAATCACTTTAGTTTTCATCACTGATTGTTGTGCAAGAAAAGTTTTCTTCAACAACTCAATCTTATCAATTCGAAATTGGCCTTTAAATTTGTCATAACTAACAGCATGTTTTGTAGTGTAGTGCCTGTTCACATTATAACTTTTACACACGGCAATTTTCTCCAAACAAATTAGACATATAATAGAATTACTTTGTTCATGTACAAAATAGTCAGTTGTCCAAGAAGGACTA containing:
- the LOC136090850 gene encoding general transcription factor II-I repeat domain-containing protein 2A-like; amino-acid sequence: MASAKRRRFDPESGHGGRVFSPSWTTDYFVHEQSNSIICLICLEKIAVCKSYNVNRHYTTKHAVSYDKFKGQFRIDKIELLKKTFLAQQSVMKTKTIARRVEDLSKSIELSLKEKLNKCEAYSLALDESTDRGDTAQLAIFIRGITSNFEVIEELLDINHMKDTTRGEDILSEVKKTLVKFELPEKKLCGVTTDGASALTGKNIEFIALLKKSINHEIISYHCIIHQEQLCAKVLEMKNVMELVIHTVNFIRSCGLNHRQFKQLLKGCGSEAEDVIYFQVRWLSRAATLKRFWILLPEIVLFLKIKGKDTSLLENIDCLNDLAFLIDMTQMLMELNLKLQGKDQLISKLFENVETLVLKLKLLKQQLSSKVLVHFKALSERNIHIIDSERYCTPILKLIDEFDTRFCDFKKEKMS